The Enterobacter asburiae sequence CAGCTTTGGTCGCTGATACCGCTTTGGTATCGCGAAAACTGGTTACTCCGCTGTCGGCTTCTGGTCGTCAGTGAGCGTCTGGCGAACCTCGCCCGGGAACTGGGCTGGCAGGATATTCGGATCGCTGATAACGCCGACAACGATGCGCTGCTGCGCGCATTACAATAACTCTCAAATGGGAAGCCATAATGACGGAACACGAAAAATCCTCCGCCGTGGTTGAAGAGACCAGGGAGACTGTGGACATAACGCCACAGCCAGAGACGACTGAGAAAACCGCTGAGAAGAAAAACGGCAGCAATAAAACCAGCCTCGCTTTGAGCGCGATTGCCATCGCCATTGCGCTGGCAGCCGGCGTTGGCCTGTATGGTCTGGTGAAGCAACAGAGTGCTAACCAGACGGCCACCAGCGATACGCTGGTGAATCAGCTTACCTCCCTGCAAAAAGCGCAGGAAACGCAGAAAACCGAGCTGGAAGCGGTGATTAAGCAGCAGGCCGCCGCGCTAGCCGAGGCAAACAGTAAACAGGAAGAGCTGACCAAACAGCTGGGTGAAGTACAGCAGAAAGTCGCCACGATTTCCGGCACCGATGCCAAAACCTGGCTGCTCTCGCAGGCCGATTTCCTCGTAAAACTCGCCGGGCGTAAGCTGTGGAGCGATCAGGACGTGACCACCGCCGCCGCGCTGCTGAAAAGCGCCGATGCGAGCCTGGCAGACATGAACGATCCAAGCCTCATTACCGCACGTCGCGCGATTACCGAAGATATTGCCAGCCTCTCCGCCGTTTCGCAGGTGGATTACGACGGCATTATCCTCAAGGTGAACCAGCTTTCGAATCAAATTGATAACCTGCAGCTGGCGGATAATAACGACGACGACTCCCCGATGGATTCCGACGGTACCGAACTTTCCAGCTCCCTGAGCGAATGGCGCATAAACCTGCAGAAAAGCTGGCAGAACTTTATGGACAGCTTCATTACCATCCGTCGCCGCGACGAAACCGCCGTACCGCTCCTGGCGCCGAATCAGGATATCTATCTGCGCGAAAATATCCGTTCCCGCCTGCTGGTCGCGGCGCAGGCCGTGCCGCGCCATCAGGAAGAGACCTACAAACAGGCGCTGGATAACGTCTCAACGTGGGTGCGCGCCTACTACAACACCGATGATGCGACGACCACCGCCTTCCTCGAAGATATCGACAAGCTGAGCCAGCAGAACATCACCATGAACGTGCCGGATAAGCTGGCCAGCCAGCCGATTCTGGAGAAGCTGATGCAGACGCGCGTGCGTAACCTGCTGGCGCAGCCGGGCGTTCCGGCCGAGCAGACCGGCACAGCGCCAGCGCCTGAAAGCGCGCCACAGGGAGAGTAATGATGCTAAAAGTCCTTTTACTCTTCATTCTGCTGATCGCCGGGATCGTCCTGGGGCCGATGCTTGCGGGTCATCAGGGATACGTCCTGATCCAGACCGATAACTACAACATTGAAACCAGCGTAACGGGTCTGGCGATCGTTCTGATCCTCGGCGTCGTGGTACTGCTTGCCGTTGAATGGATCCTGCGCCGTATTTTCCGCACCGGTGCCCATACCCGCGGCTGGTTCGTAGGCCGTAAGCGCCGCCGCGCCCGTAAGCAAACGGAACAGGCGCTGCTGAAGCTGGCCGAAGGCGATTATCAGCAGGTTGAAAAGCTGATGTCGAAAAACGCCGATCACGCAGAACAGCCAGTGGTGAACTATCTTCTGGCAGCCGAAGCGGCCCAGCAGCGCGGTGATGAAGCCCGCGCTAACCAGCATCTGGAACGCGCGTCTGAACTGGCGTCTGGCGACCCGATCCCAGTGGAAATTACCCGCGTCCGCCTGCAGCTCGCGCGCAATGAGAACCACGCGGCGCGCCACGGCATTGACCGTCTGCTGGAAATCGCACCACGTCATCCGGAAGTCCTGCGCCTTGCGGAGCAGGCCTATATTCGTACCGGCGCGTGGGGCTCGCTGCTGGACATCATTCCGTCGATGGCGAAGGCCGAGGTGGGTGATGATGAACATCGTGATGAGCTTCAGCGTCTCGCATGGATTGGCCTGATGGATCAGGCGCGCGCCGACCTGGGCAGCGACGGTCTGAAAACCTGGTGGAAAAATCAGAGCCGGAAAACGCGCCAGCAGGTTCCTCTGCAGGTGGCTATGGCGGAACATCTTATTGAGTGTGACGATCATGACACCGCGCAGGAGATCCTCCTCGACGGCCTGAAGCGCCAGTACGACGATCGTCTGGTCATGGTGATCCCGCGCCTGAAAACCAATAACCCTGAGCAGGTCGAGAAAGTGCTGCGCCAGCAGATCAAAACCGTCGGTGACCGTCCGCTGCTGTGGAGTACGCTGGGCCAGTCGCTGATGAAGCACGGGGAATGGCAGGAGGCGAGCCTGGCCTTCCGTGCAGCGCTGAAACAGCGTCCGGACGCGTTTGACTACGCGTGGCTTGCCGATACGCTCGACAAACAGCATAAGCCAGAAGAGGCAGCCGCCATGCGGCGTGATGGGCTGTTATTGACGCTGCAAAATAACGGAACGCAGCAGTAATTCATCAGGAGGCCAGACGGCCTCCTTTTTTTATCACTGTTCTCCTGCTACATTCTTTACACCGACAGCCGCAAACGAACCCGCCAATGTAACGATATCTTTTCATTAACCTTTTTTCGCACATGCGCGATCTGCGCATGGACTAAATCGTTTCTGAAAGGAAAGCGTCATGAACTCGCTTTTATACGCGCTTATTGAAGCGCTGCGCTGCCATCGCTGGCTGCGCCTGCTTGCCTGTGCTTTTATCTTCTCTTCTCTGGGAAATGGGTTAACCCAGGTCGTCGTCTTCGGCCTGCTGTTAGCGTGGTCGGCCCCGCCAGCGCTGCTGACCCTCGCTTTTCTGTTCGCCACGGTGCCGGGGTTTATCGGCAGCATGCTCGGCGAAAGGCTGTGCTCGCGCTTTTCTCCGATATCCCTGCTGATATTGACCGAAGGACTGGGCTTACTTGCCCTGCTCTTTCCCCTGCTTGGCGTGGGTTATCATAGCGTTGCCGCGTTACTCGCCGTGCAATCCACCGAAGCGCTGCTCAGCGGGATGAGCTGGCCCGCCCTGACTTTACTCTTTAAGCGCGGACTCAGCGAAACGGAACTGCCTGCCGCCACCTGCCTGGAAAATGTGATTTTTGCGTCTCAGGTGTTATTAGGTACCGGGCTGGGCGTGGTGCTTTTTCAGAAGATACCCGTGCTCGCCTTGCTGGCCATTGATGCCATCAGCTTTCTCGGGTCGCTGGTCATGCTATGGCTGGCGGGAGGCCTGTTTACTTCGGCGTCACGCACCGGCCATGTGGAAAAGGGGGCTTCAGCGACATTGCGCTGGCAGACATTGACCGTTCGGCAGAAACGCAGCTTGCTCATTTTGCCGGCGCTGGCCGCCGTCGGGTCACCTGCGATGGCGCTTCTTCCGGCGCTGGCCCAGCAGCTCCGTCCTCAGGACGCGGCGGGCCTTGCTCTGCCTTTGCTTTTCGCGAGGAGTATGGGGCAGCTTTGCGGCCCTCTGCTGCTGCAAAGAGACAGCCTGGCGCGTTTTGCGGCTCATACGCCGCGACTGTTGCTTTGCCTCGGCATCTTTCTGGCCGCTTATGGAATGCTGCCGTTTATGGCCGGCTGGATAGGGTATGCGCTGGGGATGATCTTTGTCGCGCATCTGGCCTCAAACGTGCTTTTTGCGGCGGGTACGTTTGGCGTACTCAGTAATTTTCAGGCCGCGCAAACCGCTATAGCCAGCGGTAAAGCCTGGCGCTGGCAAACGCTCAGTGCCTCTCTTTTTACCGGAGTAGCAGCGATAGTGGCATCAGAGTTTGGCTCAGTACAGGCGCTTTATATGGTTTCGTCAGCGGCTCTGCTGATGGTTGCCCTCATCATGCGCTTTTATCGGGAATAAGACATAAAAAAACGCCTGCTATAAAAGCAGGCGTTAAAACAGGTCTGTAAGACAACATATTTGGTGCTTCACTCAACGTTATGTCCATGGTGTCTGATGAGGCCGAAGCGACATCTGTCAGTGGACGATAAGCACCGTAAATGGCTCTGCGTCATTCCTGAGTTTATGAGGCACTAAGGCGAACATAAGAGATGGAATGAGCATCTACGCGTATATTATTGCACGTAACGTGCCAGATTTACACGCAGAAGTTTTACATGGCGCAACATTTTAAGATAAAAGGAAATTATGCTGTTCAGCGGCATCTGACGCTTCACAACGTATCGGCAAAAGCATAAATATGTCGCCAGGAAGAGACAGCAAATTCCTTAAATAATTATTTCCTGTAATTTCAATTTGTTGTATGTCGCTGAATCGCGACAGTGATACAGAGCGCTGTCGGGGGATAACTACAGGGGAGAAAAGTTGCAGAAAACAAAAAACCCCGCCGAAGCGGGGTTCAAAATTGGTCGGCGAGAGAGGATTCGAACCTCCGACCCACTGGTCCCAAACCAGTTGCGCTACCAAGCTGCGCTACTCGCCGATGTACTGCTTTTTTGAATTTTTAGTTCAATTTATTAAAAAGTCGTGGTGCGAGGGGGGGGACTCGAACCCCCACATCCTAAGGACACTAACACCTGAAGCTAGCGCGTCTACCAATTCCGCCACCTTCGCAATTCACAACTCTTTCAATAATGGGGTGGCTAATGGGATTCGAACCCACGACAACTGGAATCACAATCCAGGGCTCTACCAACTGAGCTATAGCCACCACTGTATTCTTTCACGCGGTACTGACTACTTCTCAGACCACCGCAGCTCTAGCGCCGGGAACTAAAATGGCGCGCCCGACAGGATTCGAACCTGAGACCTCTGCCTCCGGAGGGCAGCGCTCTATCCAGCTGAGCTACGGGCGCTTAGCGCCGTTGCGGGGCTGGATATTACGTACCTCCGCCCCCGCTGTCTAGTGCTTTTTTGAAAAAAATGCGCGTTTGGTTATGGTTTGCACATTTTGCCGCTTATTCCTCCACTTTCTGCGTGGTGGCACGGCGACCCAGGCCAAGAAGCTTATACGCGGCCGTCACTGCCGCCAGGAAGATCAGCCCGACAAACAGCGACATGCGGGTATCTTCATTAAAGTACATTCCAATTAATACGCAAATCAGGAACGCCATCGTCAAATAGTTCGCATACGGGAACAGAATCGAGCGAAACGGATGGCTGGCGATCGCTTTTTTATGCGCATGGCGGAAACGCAGTTGGCTGATGAGGATAACAAACCACGGCACCATGCCCGGCAACACGCTGGCGCTGTAGACGTAAACAAACACGCGCTGTGGATTAGGAATGATGTAATTCAGGCAGGAACCAATCAGCAGGATGACAATGGAGACCGCTACGCCCGCTACCGGCACGCCAGCACGTGAGACTTTACTCATTGTCGCAGGCAGCTGGTTATTTTTCGAGAGCGCGTAGAGCATACGGCCACAGCTGTACATCCCGCTGTTACAGCCTGACAGCGCTGCCGTCAGAACCACAAAGTTGATGATACCCGCTGCTGCTGTAATTCCGATCTTCGCAAAGGTTAATACGAACGGACTCCCCGTCGTCCCGATTTCGTTCCACGGGAAGATGGTGACGATGACGAAGATCGCACCCACGTAGAAAATCAGGATACGCCATAGCACTTTGCCCACCGCACTACGCAGCGTGACCTGCGGGTTTTTCGCTTCACCGGCGGTAATCCCGATCAGCTCCACGCCCTGGTACGAGG is a genomic window containing:
- a CDS encoding MFS transporter is translated as MNSLLYALIEALRCHRWLRLLACAFIFSSLGNGLTQVVVFGLLLAWSAPPALLTLAFLFATVPGFIGSMLGERLCSRFSPISLLILTEGLGLLALLFPLLGVGYHSVAALLAVQSTEALLSGMSWPALTLLFKRGLSETELPAATCLENVIFASQVLLGTGLGVVLFQKIPVLALLAIDAISFLGSLVMLWLAGGLFTSASRTGHVEKGASATLRWQTLTVRQKRSLLILPALAAVGSPAMALLPALAQQLRPQDAAGLALPLLFARSMGQLCGPLLLQRDSLARFAAHTPRLLLCLGIFLAAYGMLPFMAGWIGYALGMIFVAHLASNVLFAAGTFGVLSNFQAAQTAIASGKAWRWQTLSASLFTGVAAIVASEFGSVQALYMVSSAALLMVALIMRFYRE
- the hemY gene encoding protoheme IX biogenesis protein HemY: MLKVLLLFILLIAGIVLGPMLAGHQGYVLIQTDNYNIETSVTGLAIVLILGVVVLLAVEWILRRIFRTGAHTRGWFVGRKRRRARKQTEQALLKLAEGDYQQVEKLMSKNADHAEQPVVNYLLAAEAAQQRGDEARANQHLERASELASGDPIPVEITRVRLQLARNENHAARHGIDRLLEIAPRHPEVLRLAEQAYIRTGAWGSLLDIIPSMAKAEVGDDEHRDELQRLAWIGLMDQARADLGSDGLKTWWKNQSRKTRQQVPLQVAMAEHLIECDDHDTAQEILLDGLKRQYDDRLVMVIPRLKTNNPEQVEKVLRQQIKTVGDRPLLWSTLGQSLMKHGEWQEASLAFRAALKQRPDAFDYAWLADTLDKQHKPEEAAAMRRDGLLLTLQNNGTQQ
- a CDS encoding amino acid permease — encoded protein: MAEKQPELQRGLEARHIELIALGGTIGVGLFMGSASTLKWAGPSVLLAYIIAGLFVFFIMRSMGEMLFLEPVTGSFAVYAHRYMSPFFGYLTAWSYWFMWMAVGISEITAIGVYVQFWFPDMAQWIPALIAVGLVALANLAAVRLYGEIEFWFAMIKVTTIIVMIVIGLGVIFYGFGNGGHAIGFGNLTEHGGFFAGGWKGFLTALCIVVASYQGVELIGITAGEAKNPQVTLRSAVGKVLWRILIFYVGAIFVIVTIFPWNEIGTTGSPFVLTFAKIGITAAAGIINFVVLTAALSGCNSGMYSCGRMLYALSKNNQLPATMSKVSRAGVPVAGVAVSIVILLIGSCLNYIIPNPQRVFVYVYSASVLPGMVPWFVILISQLRFRHAHKKAIASHPFRSILFPYANYLTMAFLICVLIGMYFNEDTRMSLFVGLIFLAAVTAAYKLLGLGRRATTQKVEE
- the hemX gene encoding uroporphyrinogen-III C-methyltransferase; translated protein: MTEHEKSSAVVEETRETVDITPQPETTEKTAEKKNGSNKTSLALSAIAIAIALAAGVGLYGLVKQQSANQTATSDTLVNQLTSLQKAQETQKTELEAVIKQQAAALAEANSKQEELTKQLGEVQQKVATISGTDAKTWLLSQADFLVKLAGRKLWSDQDVTTAAALLKSADASLADMNDPSLITARRAITEDIASLSAVSQVDYDGIILKVNQLSNQIDNLQLADNNDDDSPMDSDGTELSSSLSEWRINLQKSWQNFMDSFITIRRRDETAVPLLAPNQDIYLRENIRSRLLVAAQAVPRHQEETYKQALDNVSTWVRAYYNTDDATTTAFLEDIDKLSQQNITMNVPDKLASQPILEKLMQTRVRNLLAQPGVPAEQTGTAPAPESAPQGE